Proteins encoded by one window of Pan troglodytes isolate AG18354 chromosome 16, NHGRI_mPanTro3-v2.0_pri, whole genome shotgun sequence:
- the TBC1D21 gene encoding TBC1 domain family member 21 isoform X2 — MTTLSPENSLSARQSASFILGLHPFVRTEAWKFLTGYFSWQSSQDERLTVDSMRRKNYKALCQMYEKIQPLLENLHRDFTETRNNIARDIQKIYDKDPLGNVLIDKKRLEKILLLSYVCNTQAEYQQGFHEMMMLFQLMVEHDHETFWLFQFFLQKTEHSCVINIGVAKNLDMLSTLITFLDPVFAEHLKGKGAGAVQSLFPWFCFCFQRAFKSFDDVWRLWEVLLTGKPCRNFQVLVAYSMLQMVREQVLQESMGGDDILLACNNLIDLDADELISAACMVYAELIQKDPMAGAFNFRDTDCATFSTTDPCMLLLMVFLLFAHVAPSSLSRLCYLRARPSSPIPCVHPSGSGHPEAQENVAA; from the exons ggtctGCACCCCTTCGTGAGGACTGAAGCCTGGAAATTCCTCACGGGCTACTTCTCATGGCAGAGTTCCCAGGATGAGCGGCTCACGGTGGACAGCATGAGGAG GAAGAACTACAAGGCCTTATGCCAAATGTATGAGAAGATTCAGCCCCTTCTGGAAAACCTGCACCGGGACTTCACAGAGACTCGCAATAACATTG CACGTGACATTCAGAAAATCTATGACAAAGACCCCCTGGGCAACGTCCTCATCGACAAGAAGAGGCTAGAGAAGATCCTGCTCCTGAGTTACGTCTGCAACACGCAGGCAg AGTACCAGCAGGGCTTCCATGAGATGATGATGCTCTTCCAGCTGATGGTGGAGCACGACCACGAGACCTTCTGGCTTTTCCAGTTCTTCCTGCAGAAAACG GAACACAGCTGTGTCATCAACATTGGCGTGGCCAAGAACCTAGACATGCTCAGCACCCTGATCACTTTCCTGGACCCCGTGTTTGCTGAGCACCTAA AAGGGAAGGGTGCAGGGGCTGTGCAGTCCCTCTTCCCCTGGTTCTGCTTCTGCTTCCAGCGTGCCTTCAAGTCCTTCGATGATGtctggaggctctgggag GTTCTGCTGACGGGGAAGCCCTGCAGGAACTTCCAGGTGCTGGTGGCCTACAGCATGCTGCAGATGGTGCGGGAGCAGGTGCTGCAGGAAAGCATGGGCGGGGATGACATCCTCCTG GCCTGCAACAACCTCATCGACCTTGATGCTGATGAGCTGATCTCTGCCGCCTGCATGGTTTATGCTGAGCTCATCCAGAAGGAT CCCATGGCAGGTGCATTCAACTTCAGAGACACAGACTGTGCCACGTTCTCTACCACTGACCCATGCATGTTGCTCCTCATGGTCTTCTTGCTGTTTGCACATGTAGCTCCTTCCTCCCTGAGCAGGCTGTGCTACTTGAGAGCACGGCCCTCATCCCCCATTCCCTGTGTCCATCCCAGTGGGTCTGGGCACCCAGAGGCTCAGGAGAATGTCGCTGCTTAG
- the TBC1D21 gene encoding TBC1 domain family member 21 isoform X6: MYEKIQPLLENLHRDFTETRNNIARDIQKIYDKDPLGNVLIDKKRLEKILLLSYVCNTQAEYQQGFHEMMMLFQLMVEHDHETFWLFQFFLQKTEHSCVINIGVAKNLDMLSTLITFLDPVFAEHLKGKGAGAVQSLFPWFCFCFQRAFKSFDDVWRLWEVLLTGKPCRNFQVLVAYSMLQMVREQVLQESMGGDDILLACNNLIDLDADELISAACMVYAELIQKDPMAGAFNFRDTDCATFSTTDPCMLLLMVFLLFAHVAPSSLSRLCYLRARPSSPIPCVHPSGSGHPEAQENVAA; the protein is encoded by the exons ATGTATGAGAAGATTCAGCCCCTTCTGGAAAACCTGCACCGGGACTTCACAGAGACTCGCAATAACATTG CACGTGACATTCAGAAAATCTATGACAAAGACCCCCTGGGCAACGTCCTCATCGACAAGAAGAGGCTAGAGAAGATCCTGCTCCTGAGTTACGTCTGCAACACGCAGGCAg AGTACCAGCAGGGCTTCCATGAGATGATGATGCTCTTCCAGCTGATGGTGGAGCACGACCACGAGACCTTCTGGCTTTTCCAGTTCTTCCTGCAGAAAACG GAACACAGCTGTGTCATCAACATTGGCGTGGCCAAGAACCTAGACATGCTCAGCACCCTGATCACTTTCCTGGACCCCGTGTTTGCTGAGCACCTAA AAGGGAAGGGTGCAGGGGCTGTGCAGTCCCTCTTCCCCTGGTTCTGCTTCTGCTTCCAGCGTGCCTTCAAGTCCTTCGATGATGtctggaggctctgggag GTTCTGCTGACGGGGAAGCCCTGCAGGAACTTCCAGGTGCTGGTGGCCTACAGCATGCTGCAGATGGTGCGGGAGCAGGTGCTGCAGGAAAGCATGGGCGGGGATGACATCCTCCTG GCCTGCAACAACCTCATCGACCTTGATGCTGATGAGCTGATCTCTGCCGCCTGCATGGTTTATGCTGAGCTCATCCAGAAGGAT CCCATGGCAGGTGCATTCAACTTCAGAGACACAGACTGTGCCACGTTCTCTACCACTGACCCATGCATGTTGCTCCTCATGGTCTTCTTGCTGTTTGCACATGTAGCTCCTTCCTCCCTGAGCAGGCTGTGCTACTTGAGAGCACGGCCCTCATCCCCCATTCCCTGTGTCCATCCCAGTGGGTCTGGGCACCCAGAGGCTCAGGAGAATGTCGCTGCTTAG
- the TBC1D21 gene encoding TBC1 domain family member 21 isoform X3: MTTLSPENSLSARQSASFILVKRKPPIDKTEWDSFFDENGHLAKSRDFICVNILERGLHPFVRTEAWKFLTGYFSWQSSQDERLTVDSMRRKNYKALCQMYEKIQPLLENLHRDFTETRNNIARDIQKIYDKDPLGNVLIDKKRLEKILLLSYVCNTQAEYQQGFHEMMMLFQLMVEHDHETFWLFQFFLQKTEHSCVINIGVAKNLDMLSTLITFLDPVFAEHLKGKGAGAVQSLFPWFCFCFQRAFKSFDDVWRLWEVLLTGKPCRNFQVLVAYSMLQMVREQVLQESMGGDDILLACNNLIDLDADELISAACMVYAELIQKDVPQTLKDFFL, from the exons GTGAAGAGAAAACCACCCATTGACAAGACAGAATGGGACAGCTTCTTTGATGAGAATGGCCACTTGGCCAAATCACGGGACTTCATTTGTGTTAACATCCTGGAAAGG ggtctGCACCCCTTCGTGAGGACTGAAGCCTGGAAATTCCTCACGGGCTACTTCTCATGGCAGAGTTCCCAGGATGAGCGGCTCACGGTGGACAGCATGAGGAG GAAGAACTACAAGGCCTTATGCCAAATGTATGAGAAGATTCAGCCCCTTCTGGAAAACCTGCACCGGGACTTCACAGAGACTCGCAATAACATTG CACGTGACATTCAGAAAATCTATGACAAAGACCCCCTGGGCAACGTCCTCATCGACAAGAAGAGGCTAGAGAAGATCCTGCTCCTGAGTTACGTCTGCAACACGCAGGCAg AGTACCAGCAGGGCTTCCATGAGATGATGATGCTCTTCCAGCTGATGGTGGAGCACGACCACGAGACCTTCTGGCTTTTCCAGTTCTTCCTGCAGAAAACG GAACACAGCTGTGTCATCAACATTGGCGTGGCCAAGAACCTAGACATGCTCAGCACCCTGATCACTTTCCTGGACCCCGTGTTTGCTGAGCACCTAA AAGGGAAGGGTGCAGGGGCTGTGCAGTCCCTCTTCCCCTGGTTCTGCTTCTGCTTCCAGCGTGCCTTCAAGTCCTTCGATGATGtctggaggctctgggag GTTCTGCTGACGGGGAAGCCCTGCAGGAACTTCCAGGTGCTGGTGGCCTACAGCATGCTGCAGATGGTGCGGGAGCAGGTGCTGCAGGAAAGCATGGGCGGGGATGACATCCTCCTG GCCTGCAACAACCTCATCGACCTTGATGCTGATGAGCTGATCTCTGCCGCCTGCATGGTTTATGCTGAGCTCATCCAGAAGGAT GTTCCTCAGACATTAAAGGATTTCTTCCTCTGA
- the TBC1D21 gene encoding TBC1 domain family member 21 isoform X1 has product MTTLSPENSLSARQSASFILVKRKPPIDKTEWDSFFDENGHLAKSRDFICVNILERGLHPFVRTEAWKFLTGYFSWQSSQDERLTVDSMRRKNYKALCQMYEKIQPLLENLHRDFTETRNNIARDIQKIYDKDPLGNVLIDKKRLEKILLLSYVCNTQAEYQQGFHEMMMLFQLMVEHDHETFWLFQFFLQKTEHSCVINIGVAKNLDMLSTLITFLDPVFAEHLKGKGAGAVQSLFPWFCFCFQRAFKSFDDVWRLWEVLLTGKPCRNFQVLVAYSMLQMVREQVLQESMGGDDILLACNNLIDLDADELISAACMVYAELIQKDPMAGAFNFRDTDCATFSTTDPCMLLLMVFLLFAHVAPSSLSRLCYLRARPSSPIPCVHPSGSGHPEAQENVAA; this is encoded by the exons GTGAAGAGAAAACCACCCATTGACAAGACAGAATGGGACAGCTTCTTTGATGAGAATGGCCACTTGGCCAAATCACGGGACTTCATTTGTGTTAACATCCTGGAAAGG ggtctGCACCCCTTCGTGAGGACTGAAGCCTGGAAATTCCTCACGGGCTACTTCTCATGGCAGAGTTCCCAGGATGAGCGGCTCACGGTGGACAGCATGAGGAG GAAGAACTACAAGGCCTTATGCCAAATGTATGAGAAGATTCAGCCCCTTCTGGAAAACCTGCACCGGGACTTCACAGAGACTCGCAATAACATTG CACGTGACATTCAGAAAATCTATGACAAAGACCCCCTGGGCAACGTCCTCATCGACAAGAAGAGGCTAGAGAAGATCCTGCTCCTGAGTTACGTCTGCAACACGCAGGCAg AGTACCAGCAGGGCTTCCATGAGATGATGATGCTCTTCCAGCTGATGGTGGAGCACGACCACGAGACCTTCTGGCTTTTCCAGTTCTTCCTGCAGAAAACG GAACACAGCTGTGTCATCAACATTGGCGTGGCCAAGAACCTAGACATGCTCAGCACCCTGATCACTTTCCTGGACCCCGTGTTTGCTGAGCACCTAA AAGGGAAGGGTGCAGGGGCTGTGCAGTCCCTCTTCCCCTGGTTCTGCTTCTGCTTCCAGCGTGCCTTCAAGTCCTTCGATGATGtctggaggctctgggag GTTCTGCTGACGGGGAAGCCCTGCAGGAACTTCCAGGTGCTGGTGGCCTACAGCATGCTGCAGATGGTGCGGGAGCAGGTGCTGCAGGAAAGCATGGGCGGGGATGACATCCTCCTG GCCTGCAACAACCTCATCGACCTTGATGCTGATGAGCTGATCTCTGCCGCCTGCATGGTTTATGCTGAGCTCATCCAGAAGGAT CCCATGGCAGGTGCATTCAACTTCAGAGACACAGACTGTGCCACGTTCTCTACCACTGACCCATGCATGTTGCTCCTCATGGTCTTCTTGCTGTTTGCACATGTAGCTCCTTCCTCCCTGAGCAGGCTGTGCTACTTGAGAGCACGGCCCTCATCCCCCATTCCCTGTGTCCATCCCAGTGGGTCTGGGCACCCAGAGGCTCAGGAGAATGTCGCTGCTTAG
- the TBC1D21 gene encoding TBC1 domain family member 21 isoform X5, with translation MTTLSPENSLSARQSASFILGLHPFVRTEAWKFLTGYFSWQSSQDERLTVDSMRRKNYKALCQMYEKIQPLLENLHRDFTETRNNIARDIQKIYDKDPLGNVLIDKKRLEKILLLSYVCNTQAEYQQGFHEMMMLFQLMVEHDHETFWLFQFFLQKTEHSCVINIGVAKNLDMLSTLITFLDPVFAEHLKGKGAGAVQSLFPWFCFCFQRAFKSFDDVWRLWEVLLTGKPCRNFQVLVAYSMLQMVREQVLQESMGGDDILLACNNLIDLDADELISAACMVYAELIQKDVPQTLKDFFL, from the exons ggtctGCACCCCTTCGTGAGGACTGAAGCCTGGAAATTCCTCACGGGCTACTTCTCATGGCAGAGTTCCCAGGATGAGCGGCTCACGGTGGACAGCATGAGGAG GAAGAACTACAAGGCCTTATGCCAAATGTATGAGAAGATTCAGCCCCTTCTGGAAAACCTGCACCGGGACTTCACAGAGACTCGCAATAACATTG CACGTGACATTCAGAAAATCTATGACAAAGACCCCCTGGGCAACGTCCTCATCGACAAGAAGAGGCTAGAGAAGATCCTGCTCCTGAGTTACGTCTGCAACACGCAGGCAg AGTACCAGCAGGGCTTCCATGAGATGATGATGCTCTTCCAGCTGATGGTGGAGCACGACCACGAGACCTTCTGGCTTTTCCAGTTCTTCCTGCAGAAAACG GAACACAGCTGTGTCATCAACATTGGCGTGGCCAAGAACCTAGACATGCTCAGCACCCTGATCACTTTCCTGGACCCCGTGTTTGCTGAGCACCTAA AAGGGAAGGGTGCAGGGGCTGTGCAGTCCCTCTTCCCCTGGTTCTGCTTCTGCTTCCAGCGTGCCTTCAAGTCCTTCGATGATGtctggaggctctgggag GTTCTGCTGACGGGGAAGCCCTGCAGGAACTTCCAGGTGCTGGTGGCCTACAGCATGCTGCAGATGGTGCGGGAGCAGGTGCTGCAGGAAAGCATGGGCGGGGATGACATCCTCCTG GCCTGCAACAACCTCATCGACCTTGATGCTGATGAGCTGATCTCTGCCGCCTGCATGGTTTATGCTGAGCTCATCCAGAAGGAT GTTCCTCAGACATTAAAGGATTTCTTCCTCTGA
- the TBC1D21 gene encoding TBC1 domain family member 21 isoform X4 translates to MRRKNYKALCQMYEKIQPLLENLHRDFTETRNNIARDIQKIYDKDPLGNVLIDKKRLEKILLLSYVCNTQAEYQQGFHEMMMLFQLMVEHDHETFWLFQFFLQKTEHSCVINIGVAKNLDMLSTLITFLDPVFAEHLKGKGAGAVQSLFPWFCFCFQRAFKSFDDVWRLWEVLLTGKPCRNFQVLVAYSMLQMVREQVLQESMGGDDILLACNNLIDLDADELISAACMVYAELIQKDPMAGAFNFRDTDCATFSTTDPCMLLLMVFLLFAHVAPSSLSRLCYLRARPSSPIPCVHPSGSGHPEAQENVAA, encoded by the exons ATGAGGAG GAAGAACTACAAGGCCTTATGCCAAATGTATGAGAAGATTCAGCCCCTTCTGGAAAACCTGCACCGGGACTTCACAGAGACTCGCAATAACATTG CACGTGACATTCAGAAAATCTATGACAAAGACCCCCTGGGCAACGTCCTCATCGACAAGAAGAGGCTAGAGAAGATCCTGCTCCTGAGTTACGTCTGCAACACGCAGGCAg AGTACCAGCAGGGCTTCCATGAGATGATGATGCTCTTCCAGCTGATGGTGGAGCACGACCACGAGACCTTCTGGCTTTTCCAGTTCTTCCTGCAGAAAACG GAACACAGCTGTGTCATCAACATTGGCGTGGCCAAGAACCTAGACATGCTCAGCACCCTGATCACTTTCCTGGACCCCGTGTTTGCTGAGCACCTAA AAGGGAAGGGTGCAGGGGCTGTGCAGTCCCTCTTCCCCTGGTTCTGCTTCTGCTTCCAGCGTGCCTTCAAGTCCTTCGATGATGtctggaggctctgggag GTTCTGCTGACGGGGAAGCCCTGCAGGAACTTCCAGGTGCTGGTGGCCTACAGCATGCTGCAGATGGTGCGGGAGCAGGTGCTGCAGGAAAGCATGGGCGGGGATGACATCCTCCTG GCCTGCAACAACCTCATCGACCTTGATGCTGATGAGCTGATCTCTGCCGCCTGCATGGTTTATGCTGAGCTCATCCAGAAGGAT CCCATGGCAGGTGCATTCAACTTCAGAGACACAGACTGTGCCACGTTCTCTACCACTGACCCATGCATGTTGCTCCTCATGGTCTTCTTGCTGTTTGCACATGTAGCTCCTTCCTCCCTGAGCAGGCTGTGCTACTTGAGAGCACGGCCCTCATCCCCCATTCCCTGTGTCCATCCCAGTGGGTCTGGGCACCCAGAGGCTCAGGAGAATGTCGCTGCTTAG